Proteins encoded within one genomic window of Acinetobacter sp. WCHA55:
- the trmA gene encoding tRNA (uridine(54)-C5)-methyltransferase TrmA, translating into MTSSYQQQLDAKIERITAQFAEFTPPVLEVFQSPEKNFRMRAEFRIWHTEDDMFYAMFERDEDNQKKVIRIDDFPIADTSINQLMPVLLAELKSNDLLSKRLFEVHFLATLKGEMLVSLIYRCPLDEQWQVLAKQLSEKLNIKLIGRSRGQKVILTDEFVVEELQVFERKYQYKQIESSFTQPNAQVCQKMLEWACNAAQQSNKDLLELYCGNGNFTLPLSTRFNRVLATELAKSSVYAAQWNIEQNHINNIQVARLSAEDFTQAYNGEREFRRLQEANIDMSSYEFDTVFVDPPRAGIDDETLKLIQRFERIIYISCNPDTLHDNLKILNQTHKISQFALFDQFPYTHHVESGVLLEKI; encoded by the coding sequence ATGACTTCTTCTTACCAACAACAACTTGACGCCAAAATTGAACGAATTACAGCTCAATTTGCTGAATTCACTCCACCTGTGCTTGAAGTTTTTCAATCTCCTGAAAAAAATTTTCGCATGCGTGCAGAATTCCGTATTTGGCATACCGAAGATGATATGTTTTATGCCATGTTTGAACGCGATGAAGACAATCAGAAAAAAGTCATTCGCATTGATGACTTCCCAATCGCTGATACCAGTATTAATCAGCTCATGCCTGTTTTATTGGCAGAATTAAAAAGCAATGATCTCCTCTCAAAACGCTTATTTGAAGTACATTTCTTAGCAACTTTAAAAGGTGAAATGCTGGTTTCACTGATTTATCGCTGCCCACTCGATGAACAATGGCAGGTTTTAGCCAAACAACTTTCAGAAAAATTAAATATTAAGTTGATTGGTCGTAGCCGTGGTCAAAAAGTGATACTCACCGATGAATTTGTGGTGGAAGAACTACAAGTTTTTGAGCGTAAATATCAGTACAAACAAATTGAAAGCAGCTTTACCCAGCCCAATGCGCAGGTCTGCCAAAAAATGCTCGAGTGGGCCTGTAATGCTGCACAGCAGTCAAATAAAGATTTGTTAGAACTTTACTGTGGCAATGGTAACTTTACCCTACCACTTTCCACCCGTTTCAACCGTGTCTTAGCTACTGAACTGGCTAAGTCTTCAGTGTATGCAGCACAGTGGAACATCGAACAAAATCACATCAATAATATTCAAGTCGCGCGTTTATCGGCAGAAGACTTCACACAAGCCTATAACGGCGAACGCGAATTCCGTCGCTTACAAGAAGCGAATATCGATATGAGCAGCTATGAGTTCGATACAGTATTTGTTGACCCACCGCGTGCGGGTATTGATGATGAAACCTTAAAATTGATTCAGCGTTTTGAACGGATTATCTATATTTCGTGCAATCCAGACACCTTGCATGACAATTTAAAAATACTCAACCAAACCCATAAGATTTCACAGTTTGCGCTGTTTGACCAATTCCCCTATACCCACCATGTCGAGTCTGGGGTTTTGCTGGAAAAAATTTAA
- a CDS encoding IS256 family transposase, with translation MATTFDFETALKQLQSGQALTGENGILTPLIKQLTEAALEAEIENYIEANPKQGNRRNGYTRKTVKSTSGSFELETPRDRNGEFEPQLVKKNQTKLSEEIDNKIISLYALGMSYRDIQKHVADMYGLEISDGAITNITDKLLPQLQAWKQRPLDTIYPFVWLDAIHYKVKDKGVYVSKAIYTILALNVEGKKELLGLHLSESEGANHWLSVLTDLQNRGVQDILIACVDGLKGFPEAIAAIYPQTEIQLCIVHQIRNSLRYVASKDQKAFMADLKPIYRADTKGAAEVALDELEEKWGEKYGVVIQSWRTKWHLLSAYFKYPKAIRKPIYTTNAVEAVHRQFRKLTKTKGAFPNEDSLMKLLYIGIQQASEKWTMPIQEWGQTITQLSIYFEGRLDDIIKI, from the coding sequence ATGGCAACTACATTTGATTTTGAAACAGCCTTAAAACAACTCCAGTCAGGACAAGCACTGACTGGAGAAAATGGCATACTCACCCCTTTAATTAAACAGCTGACCGAAGCTGCTCTTGAAGCAGAAATCGAGAATTACATTGAAGCGAATCCGAAACAAGGTAATCGCCGCAATGGCTATACTCGCAAGACAGTAAAATCTACATCAGGTTCATTTGAGCTTGAAACCCCTAGAGATCGAAATGGTGAATTTGAGCCACAGTTAGTTAAAAAGAACCAGACCAAATTATCAGAAGAAATTGACAATAAAATCATATCACTCTATGCACTTGGTATGAGCTATCGTGATATTCAAAAGCATGTTGCTGATATGTATGGATTGGAGATTTCAGATGGTGCTATCACCAATATTACAGATAAGCTCCTCCCTCAGTTACAAGCATGGAAACAACGCCCACTCGATACAATTTATCCCTTTGTTTGGTTAGATGCCATACATTACAAAGTGAAGGATAAAGGTGTTTATGTGAGCAAAGCGATCTATACCATTTTAGCTTTAAATGTTGAAGGTAAGAAGGAACTACTCGGCTTGCATTTGTCGGAAAGCGAAGGGGCGAACCATTGGCTTAGTGTACTGACAGACCTACAAAATCGTGGTGTTCAGGATATTCTGATTGCCTGTGTAGATGGACTAAAAGGTTTCCCCGAAGCCATAGCAGCGATTTACCCTCAAACAGAAATACAACTGTGTATCGTTCATCAAATCCGTAATTCTTTACGCTATGTTGCCAGTAAAGATCAGAAGGCATTTATGGCTGATTTAAAGCCAATTTACCGTGCTGATACCAAAGGGGCGGCAGAAGTAGCACTGGATGAGCTAGAAGAAAAATGGGGCGAAAAATATGGTGTGGTCATTCAGTCATGGCGTACCAAATGGCATCTACTATCCGCCTATTTCAAATACCCTAAAGCGATTAGGAAGCCGATTTACACCACCAATGCCGTTGAAGCCGTACATCGTCAATTCCGCAAACTAACCAAAACCAAAGGAGCTTTCCCCAATGAGGATAGTCTGATGAAATTACTGTATATTGGTATTCAACAGGCATCAGAAAAATGGACAATGCCTATTCAGGAATGGGGACAAACCATTACTCAATTATCCATTTACTTTGAAGGTCGATTAGATGATATAATTAAAATCTAG
- a CDS encoding glutamine--tRNA ligase/YqeY domain fusion protein produces MKPNDVVSTLPNNPTPSNNASVAAQQEQQPGLDFVRQVITDDLAEGRTQKVVTRFPPEPNGYLHIGHVKAICLNFGIANEFDGFCNLRFDDTNPDAEEQEYVDGIANDVKWLGFEWNGEPRYASSYFDQLHAWAIQLIKQGDAYVDLQSPEEIRLNRGNFIEPGKNSPYRDTSVEENLARFEKMNNGEFAEGEAVLRAKIDMASPNVHMRDPILYRVLHSEHHQTGDKWKMYPMYDYAHPLSDAIEGITHSLCTLEFQDHRPFYDWVVEKVHSEAVPRQYESSRLNIDYTITSKRKLRKLVEGGYVNGWNDPRMPTVVGMRRRGFTPEGLRDFCKRVGVSKSDGIVDVAMLEYCIRQSLENVAARGMAVLNPLKVTLTNLSNDMDLTHSRHPNVDMGERVIPLTSEIYIDRKDFEEEPPKGFKRLIPGGEVRLRHAYVIKCDEVIKDENGDVVELKCSIDPETLGKNPEGRKVKGVIHWVSASKGIPAEVRIYDRLFTESDPEVGDDFLANLNPDSLKIVHAVIEPALAQAQPEDRFQFEREGYFVADQYDHTAEKPVFNRILDLKDSFKPK; encoded by the coding sequence ATGAAGCCGAATGATGTTGTTTCAACACTGCCAAATAACCCGACACCAAGTAACAATGCCTCTGTCGCAGCGCAGCAAGAACAACAGCCAGGCTTAGATTTTGTGCGCCAAGTGATTACCGATGATTTGGCTGAAGGTCGTACGCAAAAAGTAGTCACGCGTTTCCCGCCAGAGCCGAATGGTTATTTACACATTGGTCACGTGAAAGCGATTTGTTTAAACTTTGGTATTGCCAACGAGTTTGATGGTTTTTGTAACCTACGTTTTGATGACACCAACCCAGATGCAGAAGAACAAGAATATGTAGATGGGATCGCCAATGATGTTAAATGGTTAGGTTTTGAGTGGAATGGCGAACCGCGCTATGCATCAAGCTATTTTGATCAACTTCATGCATGGGCGATTCAACTAATTAAACAGGGTGATGCTTATGTTGATTTGCAGTCGCCTGAAGAAATTCGTTTGAACCGTGGTAACTTTATTGAGCCAGGTAAAAACTCGCCTTACCGCGATACTTCGGTTGAAGAAAACCTTGCGCGCTTTGAAAAAATGAACAATGGCGAGTTTGCAGAAGGTGAAGCTGTTTTGCGTGCCAAGATTGATATGGCATCTCCAAATGTGCATATGCGTGATCCTATTTTGTACCGTGTACTCCATTCAGAGCATCACCAAACTGGTGATAAATGGAAAATGTACCCAATGTACGACTACGCGCATCCATTATCCGATGCAATTGAAGGCATTACTCATTCATTATGTACTTTGGAATTTCAAGACCACCGTCCGTTTTATGATTGGGTGGTTGAGAAAGTTCACTCGGAAGCAGTACCACGTCAGTATGAGTCTAGCCGTTTAAATATTGACTACACCATTACCTCTAAACGTAAATTACGTAAGTTGGTTGAAGGTGGTTATGTTAATGGATGGAATGACCCACGTATGCCAACTGTTGTAGGTATGCGCCGTCGTGGTTTTACCCCAGAAGGCTTGCGTGACTTCTGTAAGCGTGTTGGTGTGTCGAAGTCAGATGGTATTGTTGATGTCGCAATGCTTGAATATTGCATCCGTCAGTCTTTAGAAAATGTTGCAGCGCGTGGTATGGCGGTGTTGAACCCACTTAAAGTTACACTCACAAACTTATCTAACGATATGGATTTAACCCATTCACGTCATCCAAATGTAGACATGGGTGAGCGTGTGATTCCGTTAACATCGGAAATTTACATTGACCGTAAAGACTTTGAAGAAGAACCACCAAAAGGCTTCAAGCGTTTAATTCCGGGTGGTGAAGTTCGCCTACGTCATGCTTATGTGATTAAGTGCGATGAAGTAATTAAAGATGAAAACGGTGATGTGGTTGAGTTGAAATGCTCAATCGACCCTGAGACTTTGGGTAAAAATCCAGAAGGTCGTAAAGTTAAAGGGGTGATTCACTGGGTTTCTGCAAGCAAAGGCATTCCTGCAGAAGTGCGTATTTATGATCGCTTGTTTACAGAGTCGGACCCTGAAGTGGGTGATGATTTCTTAGCGAACTTGAACCCTGATTCGTTAAAAATTGTACACGCGGTGATTGAGCCTGCATTGGCACAAGCACAGCCTGAAGACCGTTTCCAATTTGAACGTGAAGGTTATTTTGTTGCAGATCAATACGACCATACAGCAGAAAAACCAGTGTTTAACCGTATTTTAGACTTAAAAGACAGCTTTAAGCCTAAATAA
- a CDS encoding UDP-2,3-diacylglucosamine diphosphatase: MTYLFIADLHLSPDHPRLVRGFLDLLDAYKNKKTQLYILGDWFNAWIGDDYTAPWLDEIIRALKQFSNTGNHIYFLTGNRDFALGQQFLDQFNGQLLAEVCTLKLSDHTIRIEHGDLLCTDDVSYQRFRKIIRNPLLLKFLKSTPLSFRQKLANGFRKKSRQAQQFKTYEIMDVNPIAVQAALSNVDLLIHGHTHRANIHDVDGKKRIVLGDWRADSAQILEINVNDQLQNLALKKWQY; encoded by the coding sequence GTGACCTATTTGTTTATCGCAGATTTACACTTGTCACCAGATCACCCTCGACTCGTTCGGGGGTTTTTAGATTTATTAGATGCCTATAAAAACAAGAAGACCCAGCTGTACATCTTAGGCGATTGGTTCAATGCATGGATTGGTGACGACTACACAGCCCCTTGGCTAGATGAAATCATTCGCGCCTTAAAACAATTTTCAAATACAGGCAATCACATCTATTTCTTAACCGGTAACCGTGATTTTGCCCTAGGACAACAGTTCCTTGACCAATTTAATGGTCAACTGTTAGCTGAAGTTTGTACACTCAAACTTTCAGATCACACCATTCGAATTGAACACGGTGATCTACTCTGCACAGACGACGTATCCTATCAGCGTTTTCGTAAAATTATCCGCAATCCACTTCTGCTCAAGTTTTTAAAAAGTACACCTCTTAGCTTTAGACAAAAACTGGCCAATGGGTTCCGTAAAAAAAGTCGTCAAGCACAACAATTTAAAACATATGAAATCATGGATGTTAACCCAATTGCGGTTCAAGCTGCATTAAGCAATGTAGATTTACTGATTCACGGACATACCCACCGCGCAAATATTCATGATGTCGATGGCAAAAAGAGAATTGTACTCGGTGACTGGAGAGCAGATTCCGCTCAAATTTTAGAAATTAATGTAAATGATCAACTACAAAATTTGGCATTAAAAAAATGGCAGTATTAA
- a CDS encoding lecithin retinol acyltransferase family protein: MQQQKVHYPLGAHLIVKHFGYTHHGIYAGRGRVIHYSGFAHLFKKHPIEITSIENFSHGRRIIVNHYQAPKYKGRKVVRRMRSRMHENNYHLIINNCEHLCTWAITGIESSPQVIKMMNRLTTIGYVSSMMSFMNSLMLTLTTTCFALVLYIKKKLRDKAKQQLGNYFEFREEHSKKDH, encoded by the coding sequence ATGCAACAACAAAAAGTCCACTACCCCTTGGGGGCTCATCTTATAGTCAAACATTTTGGCTATACTCATCACGGCATATATGCTGGGCGTGGACGTGTAATCCATTATTCAGGTTTTGCACATCTTTTTAAAAAGCACCCGATTGAAATCACTTCCATTGAGAACTTTAGCCACGGACGTAGAATTATAGTCAATCACTACCAAGCCCCCAAATATAAAGGCCGTAAAGTGGTTCGCCGTATGCGCTCACGCATGCATGAAAACAACTACCATCTTATTATCAATAACTGTGAACACTTGTGTACATGGGCCATTACAGGCATTGAAAGCAGTCCACAAGTCATCAAAATGATGAACCGACTTACTACGATTGGTTATGTCAGCTCTATGATGAGTTTCATGAACAGCCTGATGTTAACGCTTACCACGACCTGTTTCGCTTTGGTGCTCTATATCAAAAAGAAATTACGTGATAAGGCTAAACAGCAGCTCGGCAACTATTTTGAGTTTAGAGAAGAACACTCTAAAAAAGATCACTGA
- a CDS encoding SRPBCC domain-containing protein, with the protein MTTVIETQMLIRRSVNIVFNAFVDPLITTKFWFSQSSGYLEKGAMVDWTWSKYQITHSTHVLQVVENELISIEWGTPKTKVDFVFEKIDSMNTYVIIRNYDIELQGNELIHYVMDATGGFTTVLDGAKAWLEYDIQLNLVEDKFPPFQLRSHQ; encoded by the coding sequence ATGACTACCGTGATCGAAACCCAGATGCTGATTCGGCGTTCTGTCAATATTGTGTTTAACGCCTTTGTTGATCCACTCATAACCACCAAGTTTTGGTTTAGTCAGTCTTCAGGTTATTTAGAAAAAGGCGCAATGGTAGATTGGACATGGAGTAAATACCAAATTACCCATTCGACTCATGTACTTCAAGTCGTTGAAAATGAGCTGATCTCTATCGAATGGGGCACGCCTAAAACTAAAGTGGATTTTGTATTTGAAAAAATTGACAGCATGAATACCTATGTGATTATTCGAAATTATGACATTGAGTTACAAGGTAATGAGTTGATTCATTATGTGATGGATGCGACGGGTGGCTTTACTACCGTGTTAGATGGTGCCAAGGCATGGCTTGAATACGATATCCAGCTTAACTTAGTCGAAGATAAATTTCCGCCTTTTCAACTGCGATCACATCAGTGA
- a CDS encoding peptidylprolyl isomerase encodes MSFPQVELNTNKGRIVLELNNEKAPITVANFLEYVRDGFYDGVIFHRVIDGFMIQGGGMDENFKEKATRDAIENEADNGLTNDLGTIAMARTQAPHSASAQFFINVGNNSFLNHSGKNAQGWGYAVFGKVTEGLDVVNEIKGVRTGNRGYHADVPLENVVIESAKIISE; translated from the coding sequence ATGAGTTTTCCTCAAGTCGAATTAAACACCAATAAAGGTCGTATTGTTCTTGAACTTAACAACGAAAAAGCACCGATTACTGTTGCTAACTTCTTAGAATACGTACGTGACGGTTTCTATGACGGCGTAATTTTCCACCGCGTGATCGATGGCTTCATGATCCAAGGTGGTGGTATGGATGAAAACTTCAAAGAAAAAGCAACACGTGATGCAATTGAAAATGAAGCTGATAACGGCTTAACCAATGACCTTGGTACAATTGCAATGGCGCGTACACAAGCACCTCACTCTGCATCTGCTCAGTTCTTTATTAACGTGGGTAACAACTCTTTCCTTAACCACTCTGGCAAAAATGCACAAGGTTGGGGTTATGCAGTTTTCGGTAAAGTAACTGAAGGTCTAGACGTAGTAAACGAAATTAAAGGCGTTCGTACTGGCAACCGTGGCTACCACGCTGACGTTCCACTAGAAAACGTTGTTATTGAATCTGCTAAGATTATTTCTGAATAA
- a CDS encoding bestrophin family protein, translating to MIVRDKTNSFALLFAWRGTILPKVFPALMVGVLISTLLVYLATQHYVTAPTVPVIGFTVFGVILSIFLSFRNTACYDRWWEGRKLWGAMIANARHIIRDSYVLNDIDRTVLMYRVMLFSHLLRDRLRQQSHTYDHYQTKVQLTAEQWRVLATHINPPQYLLEITQKDLATLYKRGEISDIIYSMLTKHTVAMGDIHAGCDRILSTPLPFSYSVLLHRAVYSFCLILPFSLSSSLGFWSPVIVALIAYLLLGLDALSAELEEPFGLQENDLPLDAIVREIEREMLSSLNESLPEPVSAYRANLS from the coding sequence GTGATCGTTCGAGATAAAACTAATAGCTTTGCATTACTCTTTGCTTGGCGTGGCACCATTTTACCGAAAGTGTTTCCTGCGTTGATGGTTGGTGTTTTAATTTCAACTCTGTTGGTTTATCTAGCAACTCAACATTACGTGACAGCTCCTACAGTGCCTGTCATTGGTTTTACTGTATTTGGTGTAATTCTTTCAATTTTCTTAAGCTTTCGAAATACTGCGTGTTATGACCGCTGGTGGGAAGGGCGTAAGCTATGGGGTGCAATGATTGCGAACGCGCGGCATATAATCCGTGATAGTTATGTCTTAAATGATATAGATCGCACAGTTTTGATGTATCGCGTGATGTTATTTAGCCATTTGCTTCGAGATCGCTTACGGCAGCAAAGTCATACTTATGACCACTATCAAACCAAAGTACAACTGACAGCGGAGCAGTGGAGGGTATTGGCTACGCATATTAATCCACCGCAATATCTATTAGAGATTACGCAGAAAGATCTGGCGACGTTGTATAAGCGTGGTGAGATTAGCGATATTATTTACAGTATGTTGACCAAGCACACGGTGGCCATGGGGGATATTCACGCTGGTTGTGATCGTATTTTATCTACGCCGTTGCCATTTTCTTATTCAGTTTTGTTACACCGTGCCGTGTACTCTTTCTGTCTCATTTTACCTTTTAGTTTAAGTTCCAGTCTTGGTTTTTGGTCGCCTGTGATCGTGGCCTTAATTGCCTATCTGTTATTGGGTTTAGATGCGCTGAGTGCAGAGTTAGAAGAGCCTTTTGGACTTCAGGAAAATGACTTGCCTTTAGATGCTATTGTGCGGGAAATAGAGCGTGAAATGCTCAGTTCTTTAAATGAATCTTTGCCAGAACCAGTGAGTGCGTATAGAGCCAATTTAAGTTAA